In a single window of the Methanolobus psychrophilus R15 genome:
- a CDS encoding transposase, with amino-acid sequence MQQKLRTYEIIPNENICFPIGTILAVEQLYDVLDFSTVFGKHKKNGFDINYLLKALVSYKLTDNFSISKAHDWINRDEVLEIFNLEEFSERTLYRILETLGNNRETIISDIQDRLFGRYDFEHTNINMDWTSIVLHGDKSPLGKYGYSRDHRPDKKQITLGIAELADPINVPIGITVEQGNLHDQKHFRKTYQQVNKRLKQGSLVVFDKGAHSTENTAMIRADDMQYLTARKLNKSDDKIIANFGNYSLEIVDSEDGIYGLKIVKPSSVNYFYFSEKLKKEQLESRARKIMRQIQEAKEIQESIDKNKKLPKKFRINNVLVDVVYSLQTKLTDIDEEEAIKLLEEHLITGREGFFCLKSSKNLTLKQALQTYRKKDSIEKIINSLKNEIEIKPLRVWSDASVYGAIIIGFIAQLFISLMRYEFNELKHKSTKFIKKSLLNLTVTVDFLKDRSKKYIYANFDAINTLILRQKWAKS; translated from the coding sequence ATGCAACAAAAACTAAGAACATACGAGATTATTCCTAATGAGAATATATGCTTTCCTATCGGAACTATCCTGGCTGTAGAACAACTTTATGATGTACTTGACTTTTCCACTGTTTTTGGCAAACACAAAAAGAATGGATTTGACATCAACTACCTGCTGAAAGCTCTTGTAAGCTACAAGCTTACAGATAATTTCAGCATAAGTAAAGCTCATGATTGGATCAACCGTGATGAGGTACTTGAGATCTTCAATCTTGAAGAATTCAGTGAACGAACACTTTACAGGATTCTTGAAACCCTGGGAAATAATCGTGAAACGATTATTTCCGATATCCAGGACAGATTGTTTGGCAGATACGATTTCGAACATACTAACATCAACATGGACTGGACAAGTATTGTCCTGCACGGTGATAAATCGCCATTGGGTAAATATGGTTATAGTCGTGACCATAGGCCGGATAAGAAACAGATAACTTTAGGCATAGCAGAACTTGCTGATCCTATCAATGTGCCAATTGGCATCACAGTAGAACAAGGAAATCTACATGATCAAAAGCACTTCAGGAAAACGTATCAACAGGTTAACAAGAGGTTGAAGCAGGGATCACTTGTTGTTTTCGATAAAGGAGCTCATAGTACAGAGAACACTGCCATGATAAGGGCAGATGATATGCAGTATCTGACTGCAAGAAAGCTCAATAAGAGCGATGACAAGATAATTGCAAACTTCGGGAACTATTCTCTTGAGATCGTTGATTCAGAAGATGGTATCTATGGCCTGAAAATCGTTAAACCAAGTAGTGTCAACTACTTCTACTTCTCTGAAAAGCTCAAGAAGGAGCAACTTGAATCAAGAGCCAGGAAGATCATGAGGCAGATCCAGGAAGCAAAAGAGATACAAGAATCTATTGACAAAAACAAAAAGCTGCCTAAAAAGTTCAGGATTAACAATGTCCTTGTTGATGTCGTTTATTCTCTGCAGACAAAACTGACGGATATTGATGAAGAAGAAGCTATCAAACTTCTTGAGGAACATTTGATAACAGGCAGAGAAGGATTTTTCTGTCTGAAATCGAGTAAGAATTTGACACTAAAACAGGCTCTTCAAACATACAGGAAAAAGGATTCTATCGAGAAGATCATCAATTCTCTCAAGAATGAGATTGAGATAAAACCGTTGAGAGTGTGGTCCGATGCTAGTGTTTATGGAGCTATTATTATTGGGTTCATTGCACAGTTGTTCATATCGCTGATGCGATATGAGTTCAATGAACTCAAGCATAAGTCCACAAAGTTCATCAAAAAAAGCTTATTGAATTTGACAGTTACCGTAGATTTCCTGAAAGATCGGTCGAAAAAGTACATTTACGCCAATTTTGATGCCATAAATACACTGATTTTAAGGCAAAAATGGGCAAAATCGTAG
- a CDS encoding cell surface protein, which produces MLITFAAGCAAAQVTEGSEVQITTNASHQNNPAIYNDTIVWTDGRNVNITEDVENMSLQDIFDANIGIYMYNLSTGEEMQLSENGSAKMTPAIYGDIVIWEDYSNVSLPADEMDTDNITLDDWLQFDVNIHMYNISSGESGMIVDNPSWQGDPAIYGELVVWHDLRNGNFDIYAYNLSSGEEMQITGNESNQMHPAVYGDRIVWEDLRNGNSDIYMYDLSSGEGMRITNNTSDQVSPAIYGDVIVWEDHTNVNLSEDMDNMTPENFTQLDINIHMYNLSTREETRITSNASAQINPAIHGDRIVWEDLRNGTGDIRMYDLSTREEELITEDSFWQEAPDIYEDRIVWTDYRNGNQDIYVFDLSSGESGPIIPPIAVRDDDFDDRDDDFDDRDDDFDDRDDDNDNRDDDNDNLDDNNDDRDDDNDDLDDDNDDQDDDNDD; this is translated from the coding sequence GTGCTGATAACTTTTGCTGCCGGTTGTGCAGCTGCACAGGTAACTGAAGGCTCTGAGGTACAGATCACAACGAATGCATCACACCAGAACAATCCGGCTATTTACAATGACACGATAGTCTGGACAGATGGCCGCAATGTCAATATCACTGAAGATGTTGAGAACATGTCCCTGCAGGACATATTCGATGCCAATATAGGCATCTACATGTATAACCTGTCCACAGGAGAGGAAATGCAACTATCCGAGAACGGGTCTGCTAAGATGACTCCCGCAATCTATGGCGACATCGTGATATGGGAGGATTACAGCAATGTCAGCTTACCGGCAGATGAGATGGACACGGATAACATCACACTGGATGACTGGCTTCAATTCGACGTGAACATCCATATGTATAATATATCTTCGGGCGAGAGCGGGATGATAGTGGATAACCCGTCATGGCAGGGAGACCCTGCGATCTATGGTGAGCTGGTAGTGTGGCATGATCTGCGTAACGGCAACTTTGATATTTACGCGTATAACCTGTCCTCCGGAGAGGAAATGCAAATAACCGGGAACGAATCGAACCAGATGCACCCTGCTGTCTATGGTGACAGGATTGTATGGGAAGACCTCCGCAACGGCAACTCTGATATCTACATGTATGACCTATCCAGCGGAGAGGGGATGCGGATTACCAATAACACTTCGGATCAGGTATCTCCTGCTATCTATGGCGATGTGATCGTATGGGAAGATCACACCAATGTCAACCTGTCGGAAGATATGGACAATATGACACCGGAGAACTTCACGCAGCTGGATATCAATATCCATATGTACAATCTGTCCACCAGGGAAGAAACGAGGATCACCTCAAACGCATCAGCCCAGATAAACCCTGCAATCCATGGCGACAGGATAGTGTGGGAAGACCTTCGCAACGGTACCGGGGATATCCGCATGTATGATCTTTCCACAAGAGAGGAAGAGCTGATCACGGAAGATAGTTTCTGGCAGGAAGCTCCTGATATCTACGAAGACAGGATCGTATGGACCGATTACCGCAATGGAAACCAGGATATTTACGTTTTCGATCTGTCCTCCGGAGAGTCCGGTCCGATCATTCCGCCTATAGCCGTCCGAGATGACGACTTTGATGATAGGGATGACGACTTTGACGACCGGGACGATGACTTTGATGACAGGGATGACGATAACGATAACCGGGACGACGACAATGATAACCTAGATGATAACAACGATGATCGGGACGATGATAATGACGACCTAGATGATGACAACGATGATCAGGACGACGATAATGATGATTAA